The proteins below come from a single Aspergillus oryzae RIB40 DNA, chromosome 5 genomic window:
- a CDS encoding zinc-binding alcohol dehydrogenase family protein (zinc-binding oxidoreductase): protein MATQKAVVITTPKHAQVVCDRAIPKLRDDSILVKTVSVALNPTDWKHIDFLAPAGVLVGCDYAGIVEAVGKGVKKPFTKGDRICGFVHGSNAVQPEDGAFAEYIIVDGDLQYKIPEGMGFEEAATLGLGVTTAALGLYQSLKLALPIAPIETKIPILIYGGSSATGTLAIQFAKLSGYEVLTTCSPRHFDQVKNLGVDAVFDYNDPASASAIREQTKDSLTLAFDTISVESSATYCDHALSTKGGDYSSLLPIKTERENIRDRSTMAYTAFGRSFKFGPRDIPAQPGDRAFMEQFTGIFQDLLASGKIKTHSPRVSNAGLDGILDGLQLLRNGKVRGEKLVYNIVDSS, encoded by the coding sequence ATGGCAACACAGAAAGCGGTCGTTATTACTACGCCGAAGCATGCCCAGGTGGTGTGCGATAGAGCCATCCCGAAGCTGCGTGACGATTCTATCTTAGTCAAGACCGTCAGTGTCGCATTGAACCCTACCGACTGGAAACATATTGACTTCCTGGCCCCCGCCGGTGTCCTCGTCGGGTGCGACTATGCCGGGATTGTGGAAGCAGTCGGTAAGGGCGTTAAAAAACCTTTCACAAAGGGAGACCGAATCTGTGGATTTGTCCACGGGTCCAATGCCGTTCAGCCCGAGGATGGAGCCTTCGCGGAATACATTATCGTCGACGGAGACCTTCAATACAAAATACCTGAAGGCATGGGGTTTGAAGAGGCAGCAACTTTGGGACTTGGGGTTACCACCGCTGCTCTTGGGCTTTACCAAAGTCTTAAACTAGCCCTTCCCATCGCTCCTATCGAGACCAAAATACCAATCTTGATTTACGGGGGCTCATCAGCTACCGGAACTTTGGCGATTCAGTTTGCCAAGTTATCAGGTTACGAAGTTCTGACAACTTGCTCTCCTCGCCATTTCGACCAGGTCAAGAACCTAGGTGTCGACGCTGTTTTCGATTACAACGACCCAGCCTCCGCCAGCGCGATTAGAGAACAAACGAAGGACAGTCTTACGTTAGCTTTCGATACAATATCAGTCGAGAGCAGTGCCACATACTGTGATCATGCGCTATCCACCAAGGGTGGCGATTACAGCTCACTTCTTCCGATAAAAACTGAGCGTGAGAATATTCGGGATCGATCGACTATGGCATATACGGCGTTCGGTCGGAGCTTCAAGTTCGGGCCAAGGGATATTCCAGCTCAGCCAGGCGATAGGGCTTTTATGGAACAGTTCACTGGCATTTTCCAGGACTTGCTGGCCAGTGGCAAGATCAAGACACATTCTCCTAGGGTCAGCAATGCCGGGCTGGACGGTATCTTGGACGGGCTTCAGCTCTTAAGGAACGGTAAGGTTCGGGGCGAGAAGCTTGTTTATAATATCGTAGATAGTTCCTGA
- a CDS encoding putative mitochondrial carrier protein (mitochondrial carnitine-acylcarnitine carrier protein), whose product MGGSAAGGGNAPPVTSSKRDYKGFVAGVFSGIAKLSVGHPFDTVKVRLQTSKDGHFKGPLDCVLQTVRKEGVSGLYKGATPPLVGWMVMDSVMLGSLTLYRRLLLENVFSRPEIRRITPFAKYQDQATLPSFGHGIAGIMAGTTVSFIAAPVEHVKARLQIQYAADKSKRMYSGPIDCIRKILRTHGLGGLYRGLCATIFFRSFFFFWWGSYDVLSRWMRERTNLSTPAINFWAGGISAQIFWITSYPSDVVKQRLMTDPMGGALGDGQRQFRWWKDAAVAVYRERGWRGYWRGFVPCFLRAFPANAMALVAFEGVMRWLP is encoded by the exons ATGGGCGGATCCGCCGCAGGGGGTGGAAATGCACCCCCGGTCACGAGTTCGAAGCGTGACTATAAGGGCTTTGTTGCTGGGGTATTTTCCGGTATTGCGAAGCTGAGTG TTGGACACCC ATTCGATACCGTGAAGGTCCGTCTACAGACGAGTAAAGATGGACATTTCAAGGGACCGTTAGATTGCGTGCTACAGACAGTGCGGAAAGAGGGCGTGAGTGGACTATACAAGGGAGCGACGCCGCCGCTGGTCGGATGGATGGTGATGGACTCTGT CATGCTCGGTTCCTTGACACTGTATCGCCGATTGCTCCTTGAAAACGTATTCTCCAGACCTGAGATTCGCCGCATAACACCCTTTGCCAAATACCAGGACCAGGCCACACTGCCCAGCTTTGGTCATGGAATTGCAGGAATTATGGCGGGAACGACGGTCAGTTTCATTGCCGCGCCTGTAGAACATGTCAAAGCGCGGCTGCAGATTCAGTATGCGGCCGACAAATCGAAGCGCATGTATAGTGGGCCGATCGATTGCATTCGTAAAATT CTTCGCACGCATGGACTCGGCGGCTTATATCGTGGCTTGTGCGCTacgatcttcttccgctccttctttttcttctggtggGGATCCTACGATGTGCTCTCCCGGTGGATGAGGGAGCGTACGAACCTATCCACCCCGGCCATTAACTTCTGGGCCGGCGGTATCTCGGCGCAGATCTTTTGGATCACATCGTATCCGTCTGATGTGGTGAAACAGCGCCTTATGACGGACCCGATGGGCGGTGCTCTGGGCGACGGGCAGCGACAGTTCCGGTGGTGGAAAGACGCAGCGGTGGCGGTTTATCGGGAACGAGGGTGGAGAGGATACTGGAGAGGGTTTGTGCCATGTTTCCTGAGAGCGTTCCCGGCGAATGCCATGGCTCTGGTTGCATTCGAGGGTGTGATGCGGTGGCTGCCCTGA
- a CDS encoding uncharacterized protein (multidrug resistance-associated protein/mitoxantrone resistance protein, ABC superfamily), with protein sequence MGNPYAPKRVALTYAMLSLVLRLVAAQSQVLNLWYGRRCYERSRGEMIMMVYEKALSRKNIFDQQIPERGSQNESQESEDNNGEVSPSAKQRKLCGLFPQRQATSKGKVKTAASMGKIFNLLRGDVYEVAQRFWEVDTLVDKPLGLVIATVLVWKLLGPSCFLGISAILVAQVLNVFITSMLLRWERVRRLATDTRLQISSQFVEALRHLRWYGWQNHWLRQVMEARQSELNLRIVTSLFNVLIRFVNTFASGLFPVVALYAYTLLAGNPLRIDIIFPALQLFTMLELRLREIPGLITVLINASIAMERIEDFMAEPDKEKQEALASNAGASLVLDSCYFAWPGKASPVLSDINLRVSGGLTVICGKVGAGKTALLQALLGELDRLSGVSETPNEMVGYCSQTPWLQSMSIRDNILFSSPYDEPRYKQVLEACALLPDLANFKHGDLSFVGENGIGLSGGQKARVALARAVYSTARILYLDDPLSALDHNTAETIVRRCFSGPLMQNRTVVLVTHRTTLVRHIADQIVHLHDGRATIEDKQNISSTLSIDDTDESSSSHTTDDGA encoded by the coding sequence ATGGGGAACCCCTACGCACCAAAACGTGTCGCTTTGACCTATGCCATGCTGTCACTAGTGCTTCGTTTGGTTGCAGCGCAATCCCAGGTATTGAACCTCTGGTATGGTAGACGCTGCTACGAACGAAGCAGAGGTGAGATGATCATGATGGTGTATGAGAAGGCATTATCAAGGAAGAATATATTCGATCAGCAGATTCCAGAAAGGGGCAGCCAAAATGAGAGCCAGGAGAGCGAGGACAATAACGGTGAAGTATCGCCCAGTGCTAAGCAGAGGAAGCTTTGCGGACTATTTCCGCAGCGACAAGCTACTAGTAAAGGGAAAGTGAAGACCGCGGCTTCCATGGGAAAGATATTCAACTTACTGCGTGGAGATGTTTACGAAGTGGCCCAGCGGTTCTGGGAAGTGGACACCTTAGTTGACAAACCCTTGGGTCTTGTCATTGCCACGGTGCTCGTCTGGAAGCTGCTTGGCCCCTCCTGCTTTCTCGGGATCTCGGCTATCCTGGTAGCGCAGGTCTTGAACGTTTTCATAACAAGTATGCTCCTTCGTTGGGAAAGAGTGCGCAGACTGGCAACAGATACTAGACTCCAAATATCATCTCAGTTCGTGGAGGcccttcgccatcttcgTTGGTATGGTTGGCAAAACCATTGGCTGCGTCAGGTTATGGAAGCCCGGCAATCTGAATTGAACCTTCGTATCGTGACTAGTCTTTTCAATGTTCTAATTCGCTTTGTCAACACCTTCGCCAGTGGTCTTTTTCCTGTTGTGGCCTTGTATGCCTATACATTGTTGGCTGGGAATCCCCTGCGTATTGACATCATATTTCCGGCCTTGCAGCTCTTCACTATGCTGGAGCTTCGGCTAAGAGAAATTCCGGGTCTAATAACAGTGCTCATCAATGCCTCAATCGCCATGGAACGTATAGAGGACTTCATGGCTGAACCCGATAAGGAGAAACAGGAAGCACTAGCATCAAATGCTGGAGCCTCACTGGTGTTAGACTCTTGCTACTTTGCATGGCCTGGTAAGGCATCGCCTGTGCTCTCTGATATCAACCTGAGAGTTTCTGGGGGCTTGACAGTCATCTGCGGTAAAGTAGGTGCTGGGAAAACAGCACTACTTCAAGCGCTACTTGGTGAACTGGATAGACTGAGTGGTGTTTCCGAGACCCCCAATGAGATGGTCGGATATTGCTCTCAAACGCCATGGTTGCAGAGCATGAGTATCCGTGACAATATTCTGTTCTCTTCTCCGTACGATGAACCTCGCTACAAGCAAGTTCTCGAGGCCTGCGCATTACTTCCAGACCTGGCTAACTTCAAACATGGCGATCTATCGTTTGTGGGCGAAAATGGGATTGGCCTTTCAGGTGGGCAGAAGGCACGTGTGGCTCTTGCAAGGGCAGTCTACAGCACTGCAAGAATATTATACCTTGACGACCCTTTGTCCGCCCTGGATCATAACACGGCAGAAACCATAGTTCGCAGGTGCTTCTCCGGCCCGTTGATGCAAAACCGCACAGTTGTCCTTGTTACTCACCGCACCACTTTAGTACGTCATATTGCAGACCAAATAGTTCACCTTCATGATGGCAGAGCTACCATAGAAGATAAGCAAAACATTTCCTCAACTCTCAGCATTGATGATACGGACgaatcttcctcatcccacACCACGGACGATGGGGCTTAA
- a CDS encoding uncharacterized protein (predicted protein): MPYMHTSSISPTPILPNTSTSQHVPRKTKSSLPSLFYDTTSSLPLILHLNLQPPHTTTNSKMSTILLILYLYTITTLLNPGWAQTNQYSPSHPHLNQPQITLTMKHQKNTPKPLLNPRYPLLPARLPPKPGNALLCLTHQSRASLLQYRVRFLPVYIQAFLEREALIHLQIGAGNGGIGYESSLAAGDAICAFNGTGYTRMRGTVEVPGARICDVESGSIDGLERVDIVSLEKGVGSMMGSSQSYGLESGSSHAVTSSLSAVWGSFQPVTVSVAGEMGEPVQRKRELWFCFDRGRSRSMDPGDRVVVTVFGSGSSWMSSVVRSQETTMDSEGVVVSRLGLGMGMGSTRALSSTYVSTSTGSLAALNGTSTVGFPVATGSVGGCGALVVEGTWVGFF; this comes from the exons ATGCCCTACATGCACACCAGTAGCATATCCCCTACACCCATACTGCCCAACACGTCAACCAGTCAACACGTACCACGAAAAACCAAATCATCACTCCCATCCCTCTTCTACGATACCACCTCATCTCTACCTTTaatcctccatctcaacctccaaccACCACATACCACGACCAACTCCAAAATGTCCACTATCCTCCTGATCCTCTACCTCTACACAATCACCACCCTCCTCAATCCAGGATGGGCCCAAACCAACCAGTACTCCCCTTCTCACCCCCACCTTAATCAACCCCAAATCACACTGACAATGAAACACCAGAAAAACACCCCAAAACCTCTGCTCAACCCCCGGTACCCACTACTGCCTGCACGGCTCCCTCCAAAGCCCGGAAATGCTCTCCTGTGTCTCACGCACCAAAGCCGAGCTTCGCTCTTGCAATATCGAGTACGTTTCTTGCCAGTCTACATCCAGGCATTTCTGGAGAGGGAAGCACTAATTCATCTACAGATTGGCGC TGGTAATGGGGGAATAGGCTATGAATCCTCGCTTGCGGCTGGAGATGCTATTTGTGCGTTCAATGGGACGGGGTATACGCGGATGAGGGGTACTGTTGAGGTTCCGGGGGCGAGGATTTGTGACGTTGAGAGTGGTTCGATTGATGGCCTGGAAAGGGTGGatattgtttctttggaGAAGGGGGTGGGTTCGATGATGGGCTCCAGTCAAAGTTATGGATTGGAGTCCGGCTCAAGTCATGCGGTTACATCCTCTTTGAGTGCAGTTTGGGGATCTTTCCAGCCAGTGACTGTGTCTGTAGCTGGTGAGATGGGTGAGCCGGtgcagaggaaaagagaactGTGGTTCTGTTTTGATCGTGGGAGGTCAAGGTCCATGGATCCTGGGGATAGGGTTGTGGTTACGGTGTTTGGTTCGGGGTCCAGTTGGATGTCCTCGGTGGTCAGGTCTCAGGAGACTACTATGGATAGTGAAGGGGTGGTTGTGTCTAGGCTGGGGCttgggatggggatgggTTCCACTCGGGCTCTTAGTAGCACCTATGTCTCGACTTCGACTGGAAGTTTGGCCGCTTTAAATGGCACTTCGACGGTTGGGTTTCCTGTCGCGACGGGGTCTGTGGGTGGGTGTGGggccttggtggtggaagggACCTG GGTGGGATTCTTTTGA
- a CDS encoding uncharacterized protein (predicted protein) → MGDAARPGDDIFSQVLQESLKTWSSYLDAGSEGHLLPPHAIELKSLVSQTPAFLGAGLSSSGEKISFACEEKQSAQGKGSLFINGQSTWKTSRGICDLEPRVLPKQLQLAVGSRVTVKLSEDSPFSDWPGIHGLSGYDNGNYLSVLYLAWAYILSARWVELLSRSADHECYMGYTAQEGEDSQQSDNHTLIQIDLSDDACEEEALWWRAILYSENGWNATTKYNGHEYLSPWSVSAKCTGLTVATKASGGKSHPPSSMTALQYLTNFCVHHRLYAQCSVALAGALYIPFLRGGTVSLPFPKQIPRVDIKEGAGDSTVSISGLLNEYSELIPKCMTLSSNALGLRSLLCSTFFNPDIECNLVSAWLNPAFAVIDLISPGTSSLATLLANRQPRLGFLWLGAILTDLAKSILRDIRAGMTALDLPASAWTGTTHTFLTSEMGVINGESICRVDECRLQFITACEDHDRPPIWPWKPFGVTKLCDTELLVRKHAQCPAHCLEYKSWEWILRNDSSIQDLGKPKTQYPNKAVHAFPNRTSAVLDDYRYNFFSEDLSEGATRGIFEWLRLTGYPCSERPIYQHSWLDLEGTDEEEAPDDAESDVEIQRTPKKMHVGRWLEGIE, encoded by the coding sequence ATGGGCGATGCCGCGCGCCCGGGTGATGATATATTCAGTCAGGTCCTTCAGGAGAGCCTCAAGACATGGTCGTCCTATCTAGATGCTGGGAGCGAAGGTCACCTATTGCCCCCCCATGCAATAGAGCTGAAGTCTCTTGTCTCTCAGACCCCGGCTTTCCTTGGTGCTGgcctttcttcctctggcgaGAAGATTTCATTCGCTTGCGAGGAGAAGCAATCAGCACAGGGCAAAGGTAGTCTTTTTATTAATGGCCAGTCAACGTGGAAGACCTCCAGAGGCATTTGTGATCTTGAGCCTAGGGTCCTGCCTAAGCAACTCCAACTTGCGGTAGGCAGTCGAGTAACTGTGAAATTGTCAGAAGACTCTCCCTTCTCAGACTGGCCCGGAATTCATGGACTCTCAGGTTATGATAACGGAAACTATCTTTCAGTCCTTTACCTCGCATGGGCCTATATCTTGTCGGCTCGATGGGTTGAGTTGCTTAGTCGCTCTGCTGACCATGAATGTTATATGGGCTACACTGCACAAGAGGGTGAGGACTCACAACAGTCGGATAATCATACCTTGATTCAAATTGACCTCAGTGACGATGCttgtgaggaagaggcccTCTGGTGGCGTGCTATTCTCTATTCTGAGAATGGTTGGAATGCGACTACTAAGTACAACGGTCATGAGTATTTGTCTCCATGGTCGGTGTCAGCGAAGTGCACCGGCTTGACCGTGGCCACAAAGGCTTCCGGCGGCAAGTCACACCCACCGTCATCTATGACCGCTCTCCAATACCTCACAAACTTCTGTGTGCACCATCGCCTTTATGCGCAGTGCTCCGTCGCCCTTGCTGGCGCACTCTATATCCCATTTCTGAGGGGGGGAACAGTTTCCCTCCCGTTTCCAAAACAGATTCCTCGGGTAGACATCAAAGAGGGAGCTGGTGATTCTACTGTTTCTATTTCAGGTCTTCTCAACGAATACAGCGAATTAATTCCCAAGTGTATGACATTAAGTTCCAACGCGTTGGGTTTACGCTCTCTCCTGTGCAGTACTTTCTTTAATCCTGATATCGAGTGTAACCTTGTCAGCGCCTGGCTGAACCCAGCTTTTGCAGTTATTGATTTGATCTCACCAGGGACAAGTTCATTGGCCACATTATTGGCAAATCGACAGCCTCGACTCGGTTTCCTCTGGCTCGGTGCAATTCTTACAGATCTAGCAAAATCAATCTTGCGCGACATACGAGCAGGAATGACGGCTCTAgatcttccagcttctgcCTGGACTGGAACAACACATACGTTCTTGACTTCAGAAATGGGGGTCATCAATGGCGAATCGATATGCCGCGTTGACGAGTGCCGTCTCCAATTTATCACAGCTTGCGAAGACCATGACCGACCTCCAATCTGGCCCTGGAAGCCCTTTGGGGTTACAAAACTTTGCGATACAGAGTTACTGGTACGAAAACATGCTCAATGTCCTGCTCATTGCTTAGAATACAAATCTTGGGAATGGATTTTGCGAAACGACAGTTCAATTCAAGATTTAGGAAAACCAAAGACCCAATACCCTAACAAAGCCGTACATGCATTCCCCAATAGGACCTCAGCGGTGCTCGACGATTATAGATATAATTTCTTCTCGGAGGACCTTTCCGAAGGAGCCACACGTGGTATATTTGAATGGTTAAGATTGACAGGGTACCCTTGCAGCGAAAGACCCATATATCAGCATTCTTGGCTTGACTTAGAAGGCacggacgaagaagaagcgcctgACGACGCGGAATCGGATGTGGAAATACAGCGGACTCCAAAGAAGATGCACGTCGGACGTTGGCTCGAGGGTATCGAATAG
- a CDS encoding mannosyltransferase complex subunit MNN9 (predicted protein), protein MAVARPMRRTSPITFFLAAFLAFGFLFFLLSPSSSATTAGDTSQQRREDAADHPLSPPTKPFLKSQPVRNDGLKAPPPVVHYDLNKLTTTSDSADKGERVLILTPLARFYPEFWDNLVHLDYPHELISLGFIIPNTKEGSAALSALESAISKTQNGPIPSRFASISILRQDFEPPLQSQDEKERHKLENQKARRESMSRARNSLLFTTLGPATSWVLWLDADIIETPATLIQDLTGHNYPVIVPNCYQRYYNNDHKQMEVRPYDFNSWIDSSNAQSLAESMGPDEILLEGYAEMPTYRTLMAYLADIESPNPRRVIELDGVGGTALMVKADVHRDGAMFPAFPFYHLVETEGFAKMAKRLGYQVFGLPDYFVYHYNE, encoded by the exons ATGGCCGTCGCACGCCCAATGCGACGCACAAGTCCCatcaccttcttcctggcAGCCTTCCTCGCCTTCGgattcctctttttcctcctctccccgtcatcctccgccaccaccgcAGGAGACACCTCCCAGCAACGCCGCGAAGACGCCGCAGACCACCCTCTCTCCCCTCCGACAAAACCCTTCCTCAAATCCCAACCCGTCCGCAATGACGGCCTCAAAGCCCCCCCACCAGTCGTACACTACGACCTCAACAAACTCACCACAACCAGCGACTCCGCCGACAAAGGCGAACGagtcctcatcctcaccccccTAGCTCGCTTCTACCCAGAATTCTGGGACAACCTCGTGCACCTCGACTACCCCCACGAACTCATCTCCCTGggcttcatcatccccaaCACCAAAGAAGGCTCCGCCGCCCTCTCCGCCCTGGAATCAGCCATCAGCAAGACGCAAAACGGGCCCATCCCCTCCCGCTTCGccagcatcagcatcctCCGCCAGGACTTCGAGCCCCCGCTGCAATCCCAGGATGAAAAAGAGCGCCACAAGCTCGAGAACCAGAAGGCTCGGCGCGAGAGCATGTCCCGCGCCCGGAAcagcctcctcttcaccacccTCGGCCCGGCAACCTCCTGGGTCCTCTGGCTGGATGCAGATATCATCGAGACTCCCGCCACTCTCATCCAGGATCTGACGGGTCATAATTACCCGGTTATCGTACCGAACTGCTACCAACGGTACTACAATAACGATCACAAGCAGATGGAGGTCCGGCCGTATGACTTCAACTCATGGATCGATAGCTCCAATGCTCAATCCTTGGCGGAGAGTATGGGCCCCGATGAGATTCTGCTAGAGGGGTACGCCGAGATGCCTACGTATCGTACGCTCATGGCCTACCTGGCTGATATCGAGAGTCCCAATCCGAGACGTGTGATCGAGCTCGACGGTGTCGGTGGCACGGCCTTGATGGTTAAGGCCGATGTGCATCGCGACGGAGCTATGTTTCCCGCTTTTCCATTCTATCATCTCGTGGAGACGGAGGGTTTCgcgaagatggcgaagagaCTGGGGTATCAGGTTTTTGGGTTGCCGGATTATTTT GTATATCACTACAATGAGTGA
- a CDS encoding Zn(2+) transporter YKE4 (putative zinc transporter), giving the protein MARLFSTPRRLAFALAAGLVLFSVLAVAKDVIPVGELSVSQIEDELQNCPLVESLNEHKRATNPQTTSLTSKIFAVLFPGSPAVNAILATAYISGPPNFLLALCPPNIDPSSLSVMVAFAVGGLMGDTLFHLLPEIFLGEDSPDHVRFVMVEPNRNLLLGLGIMVGFFTFVAMDKTLRIATGGEGHDHSHGHSHSHEPSTAVTTSTSPDNKSSGDLKQRKPTKEQAVADPSPEKEINPSVKLGGYLNLIADFTHNITDGLAMSSSFYASPTIGATTTVAVFFHEIPHEVGDFALLVQSGFSKKKAMGAQFVTAIGAFLGTFIGIAVQEFGGSHGAAAADAAEGVVSGLWGTSLQWGDMLLPFTAGTFLYVGTVSVIPELLETGKDKKVEIKKTIVQFLAVALGAGIMLAYVSLSLFSLFFSKHTIISEWGLLT; this is encoded by the exons ATGGCTCGGCTTTTCTCTACGCCGCGTAGGCTTGCCTTTGCGCTGGCTGCTGGATTGGTTCTTTTCAGTGTACTAGCGGTTGCCAAAGATGTGATTCCCGTTGGTGAGCTCTCTGTAAGCCAGATCGAGGATGAATTGCAG AATTGCCCTCTCGTGGAATCTCTTAATGAGCACAAGCGTGccaccaacccccaaaccaCCAGCCTGACCTCGAAGATCTTCGCCGTCCTTTTCCCTGGTAGCCCAGCTGTAAACGCAATTCTGGCCACTGCGTATATCTCCGGACCCCCAA ACTTCCTCCTGGCACTATGCCCCCCCAACATCGACCCCTCATCCTTGTCCGTGATGGTAGCTTTCGCCGTGGGTGGGCTGATGGGCGACACATTATTCCACCTCCTACCTGAGATCTTCCTCGGCGAAGACAGCCCCGACCACGTCCGCTTCGTCATGGTCGAGCCGAACAGgaacctcctcctcggacTCGGCATAATGGTCggcttcttcaccttcgtcGCAATGGACAAGACCCTCCGCATCGCAACCGGCGGCGAAGGCCACGACCATTCCCACGGCCACAGTCACTCCCACGAACCCTCCACAGCCGTAACAACCAGCACCTCACCCGACAATAAGTCCTCTGGCGACCTCAAACAGCGCAAGCCCACCAAGGAACAAGCCGTCGCAGACCCCTCccccgaaaaggaaattaaCCCCAGCGTCAAACTCGGCGGCTACCTCAACCTGATCGCCGACTTCACCCACAACATCACCGACGGCCTGGCCATGTCCTCGTCCTTCTATGCTTCACCTACCATCGGCGCAACCACCACCGTCGCCGTCTTCTTCCACGAAATTCCCCACGAGGTCGGCGACTTCGCCCTCCTTGTGCAGTCTGGcttctcgaagaagaaggccatgGGCGCACAGTTCGTTACCGCTATCGGTGCCTTCTTGGGTACGTTTATCGGTATCGCAGTGCAGGAGTTCGGCGGTAGTcatggtgctgctgctgctgacgCTGCTGAGGGAGTGGTGAGTGGTCTTTGGGGCACCAGTTTGCAGTGGGGTGATATGCTTTTGCCGTTTACGGCGGGGACCTTCCTTTATGTAGGGACTGTGTCTGTTATCCCTGAGTTGTTGGAAACGGggaaggataagaaggtcgagatcaagaagactATTGTGCAGTTTTTGGCTGTTGCGCTTGGGGCGGGGATTATGCTTGCgtatgtttctctttccctcttctcgcttttcttttccaaacaCACCATTATATCTGAGTGGGGTTTGCTAACATAA
- a CDS encoding ABC transporter C family protein (multidrug resistance-associated protein/mitoxantrone resistance protein, ABC superfamily) yields MDFVSVERVDELLHIEQESPGTLEPPASWPKFGSDIVFEDVTIRYAPHLDPSLNNISLRIPGGSTTAVIGRTGSGKSTLAVSLLNVIRPDGGRILVDDHDIAQVSTQALRTRVTFVAQDPVLFPGSIRRNLDPTGEYTDAECADVLKRICSRHGWNLETYVEAGGRNLSQGERQLIGLSRAVLRRSSIVILDEATASIDHESSLEIQQVLREEMKESTVITIAHRLEAIKDADYYVVLDQGRVSKQGYVKDM; encoded by the coding sequence ATGGATTTCGTCTCAGTTGAAAGAGTTGACGAACTTCTACACATTGAACAAGAATCTCCAGGGACCCTTGAGCCACCGGCATCTTGGCCGAAGTTCGGCTCCGATATTGTTTTTGAGGATGTTACGATACGATATGCCCCTCACCTGGATCCATCGCTGAATAATATTTCCCTCCGCATCCCTGGCGGGTCCACGACAGCCGTTATCGGCAGGACAGGAAGCGGGAAGTCTACCCTCGCAGTCTCGCTTCTTAACGTGATCCGCCCAGATGGCGGCCGCATCCTGGTGGACGACCACGACATTGCGCAGGTGAGCACGCAAGCACTCCGGACAAGGGTAACCTTTGTTGCGCAAGACCCCGTTCTTTTCCCGGGAAGCATCCGCCGTAACCTCGATCCAACCGGCGAGTACACAGACGCGGAGTGTGCAGACGTCCTCAAACGCATCTGCAGCAGACACGGCTGGAACTTGGAGACATATGTGGAAGCCGGGGGTCGGAACCTGAGCCAGGGTGAACGACAGCTAATCGGTTTGTCAAGGGCAGTCTTACGCCGGAGTTCGATTGTCATACTCGACGAGGCAACGGCGTCCATCGACCATGAAAGTTCGTTGGAGATTCAGCAAGTTCtaagagaggaaatgaaagagTCTACAGTCATTACTATTGCACACAGATTGGAAGCCATCAAGGACGCAGATTACTATGTTGTTCTGGATCAGGGACGAGTATCCAAACAGGGATACGTGAAGGATATGTGA
- a CDS encoding uncharacterized protein (predicted protein): MAFDQPCNPLHFSLAHVSWFLCLDGAALLVCLAFELFNNRTCGGLLLRPSILHVVVGQIVQRIVKRVRLADLTSGDYNHFVFIGLDYADNLSGLGIALDLGFSQRNVLRGGLGAALDVKRVLRDGLDAIFRHALFRTTGGGIQTMGETQTAVVLCQSQVAVPTDTYISIAHVVSGTWENLPILGDDRIS, encoded by the coding sequence ATGGCGTTCGATCAGCCTTGTAATCCACTCCACTTCTCTCTCGCTCATGTGTCgtggtttctttgccttgaCGGCGCTGCTCTCCTTGTCTGCCTGGCGTTCGAGCTGTTCAACAATCGCACTTGCGGgggtcttcttctgcgaccCAGCATCCTCCATGTCGTCGTCGGACAAATCGTTCAAAGGATCGTTAAGCGGGTTCGACTTGCGGACCTTACGTCCGGCGACTACAATCATTTCGTGTTCATCGGGCTGGATTACGCGGATAATCTTTCCGGTCTCGGGATCGCGCTCGACCTTGGTTTCTCCCAGCGTAATGTTCTTCGTGGCGGCCTGGGCGCTGCTCTTGATGTGAAGAGAGTCCTCCGGGACGGTCTCGATGCCATTTTTCGTCACGCGCTTTTCAGAACCACCGGTGGGGGCATTCAAACGATGGGAGAGACCCAGACGGCGGTAGTTTTGTGTCAGAGTCAGGTTGCGGTCCCTACAGATACCTACATCAGCATTGCGCATGTTGTTTCCGGTACTTGGGAAAATTTACCAATTCTCGGCGATGATCGCATTTCCTAG